Proteins encoded in a region of the bacterium BMS3Abin02 genome:
- the cmpC gene encoding bicarbonate transport ATP-binding protein CmpC — MKERISVRNISKGFGMGADRVEVLDGIDVQVGQHHFVSLLGPSGCGKSTLLNIISGLFEPSDGVALVDGSADRLGTCGYMQQKDLLMPWKCITDNVALGLIVKGTPRREARARAEEVLERFGLGGFGHRYASEISGGMRQRAALARTFLAGDDVLLLDEPFGALDSLTRLQMQSWLLDIWQASAASVLFITHDVDEAIRLSDRVYVLSKRPASVVLTLEIDLPRPRPYETVLSPEFLALKVQAIRYLHPDAQDVNGEEMTSDG; from the coding sequence ATGAAAGAGCGCATCAGTGTCAGGAACATCTCGAAGGGCTTCGGGATGGGCGCCGACCGTGTAGAAGTTCTCGACGGGATCGATGTTCAAGTCGGCCAACACCACTTCGTCAGCCTCCTCGGTCCAAGCGGCTGCGGCAAGTCCACCCTGTTGAACATCATCTCGGGGCTCTTCGAACCGAGTGACGGCGTCGCGCTCGTCGACGGGTCGGCAGACCGGCTCGGCACGTGCGGGTACATGCAGCAGAAGGATCTGCTCATGCCCTGGAAGTGCATCACCGACAACGTGGCGCTCGGTCTCATCGTGAAGGGGACACCGCGTCGTGAGGCGCGAGCCAGAGCCGAGGAGGTCCTGGAGCGGTTCGGCCTCGGTGGATTCGGCCATCGCTACGCGAGTGAGATCTCTGGTGGGATGCGACAGCGGGCGGCACTCGCTCGGACTTTCCTCGCCGGTGACGACGTGCTGCTGTTGGACGAGCCGTTCGGTGCCCTCGACAGCCTGACGCGGCTGCAGATGCAGTCGTGGCTGCTCGACATCTGGCAGGCGTCGGCCGCATCCGTGTTGTTCATCACCCACGACGTGGACGAGGCCATCCGGTTGTCCGATCGTGTCTACGTTCTGTCGAAACGCCCGGCGAGCGTCGTGCTCACCCTCGAGATCGACTTGCCAAGGCCCCGCCCCTACGAAACGGTGCTGTCGCCCGAGTTCCTGGCCCTGAAGGTGCAGGCGATTCGTTACCTGCACCCTGACGCACAGGACGTGAATGGCGAGGAGATGACCTCGGATGGCTAG
- the ssuC gene encoding putative aliphatic sulfonates transport permease protein SsuC, which yields MASRLKKALPPVVFGLLVVLGWELLTIVTDADPRIYPAPSEIVGALLENPSALLRNAGITTLEMVLGFALGAVVGISIGIVLAYSKVAHSAVYPWLIVSQTIPIPAVAAVLVIWFGFAILPKVLVVMLIAFFPIAVSTVDGLKAVDPEMVRLMRTFGASRARTFREVRIPVALPHIFTGMKVAAAFSVLGAVFGEWVGAKGGLGYLLLLENRAVNTDEVFAIIFALSVLGVGFFGLIVLFERITIPWYHKARQMEGVQ from the coding sequence ATGGCTAGCCGGCTCAAGAAGGCCCTGCCCCCGGTCGTCTTCGGGCTGCTCGTGGTCCTGGGGTGGGAGCTGCTCACTATCGTCACCGATGCCGACCCCCGCATCTACCCGGCGCCGAGCGAGATCGTCGGTGCTCTTCTCGAGAACCCGAGCGCCCTGCTGAGGAATGCAGGGATCACGACCCTCGAGATGGTGCTGGGCTTCGCGCTCGGGGCAGTGGTCGGTATCAGCATCGGCATCGTGCTCGCGTACTCGAAGGTGGCGCATTCCGCCGTGTACCCTTGGCTCATCGTCAGCCAGACCATCCCGATTCCGGCCGTCGCCGCGGTGCTGGTGATCTGGTTCGGCTTCGCGATCTTGCCGAAGGTGCTGGTCGTGATGCTGATCGCCTTCTTCCCGATCGCAGTCAGCACCGTCGACGGCCTGAAGGCAGTCGACCCGGAGATGGTGCGACTCATGCGGACGTTCGGGGCGAGCCGCGCCCGGACCTTCAGAGAGGTTCGCATTCCCGTGGCCTTGCCACACATCTTCACCGGGATGAAGGTGGCCGCGGCGTTCAGCGTGTTGGGTGCAGTCTTCGGAGAGTGGGTCGGAGCGAAGGGCGGGCTCGGATACCTGCTGCTGCTGGAGAACCGTGCGGTCAACACCGACGAGGTGTTTGCCATCATCTTCGCGCTGTCGGTGCTCGGTGTGGGCTTCTTTGGCCTCATCGTCCTCTTCGAACGGATCACGATTCCCTGGTACCACAAGGCTCGCCAGATGGAAGGTGTCCAATGA
- the qcrB_2 gene encoding menaquinol-cytochrome c reductase cytochrome b subunit → MEVSVESDEVDAEPEEGFRDRVAEHGRLRAVLESFAYLPPWGALFKKSAPFYAESYWYCMGGITFLMFVYLTISGILLAWLGPFWWLTSPVGRVIKATHYWSAQAFFFFLVLHLIRVWATGAYRGRRRLNWAIGTITLLLGLGQNLFGLLARGDWESQFVAMHSSDMLFTEPFFFNLFSAANFTVDLAIHVAVIPVIMFALIFAHVTLVRLQGIARPL, encoded by the coding sequence GTGGAGGTGTCGGTCGAGAGTGACGAGGTGGACGCCGAGCCCGAGGAGGGATTTCGGGATCGCGTTGCCGAGCATGGCCGCCTGAGAGCGGTACTGGAGTCGTTCGCCTACCTCCCACCCTGGGGCGCGCTGTTCAAGAAATCCGCACCGTTCTATGCAGAATCGTACTGGTACTGCATGGGGGGGATCACCTTCCTCATGTTCGTCTACTTGACCATCAGCGGGATCCTGCTTGCCTGGCTGGGCCCCTTCTGGTGGCTCACCAGCCCCGTGGGTCGAGTGATCAAGGCAACCCACTACTGGAGCGCCCAGGCGTTCTTCTTCTTCCTGGTGCTGCACCTGATCCGCGTGTGGGCGACCGGGGCGTATCGCGGCCGGCGCCGGCTGAACTGGGCCATCGGAACGATCACGCTGCTCCTCGGCCTTGGCCAGAACCTCTTCGGGCTCCTCGCCCGTGGAGACTGGGAGTCCCAGTTCGTGGCTATGCACTCCAGCGACATGCTGTTCACCGAACCGTTCTTCTTCAACCTGTTTTCGGCGGCGAACTTCACCGTGGATCTCGCGATCCATGTTGCAGTCATCCCGGTGATCATGTTCGCCCTGATCTTCGCCCATGTGACGCTGGTGCGCCTTCAGGGTATCGCCCGCCCACTGTGA
- the gltB_2 gene encoding glutamate synthase [NADPH] small chain, translating to MASPTGFQEIERQERGYLPVQERIKNYREFSIPLTDEAVASQGARCMDCGVPYCHFGCPVDNIIPDWNGLVYQGNWREAADLLHTTNNFPEFTGRVCPALCEEACTLNLHDAPVTIRTIEHAIIEKAWQNRWIDPQIPGRHTDRRVAVIGSGPSGLAAAQQLARAGHQVEVFEKNAKIGGLLRYGIPDFKLAKSVIDRRLAQMQAEGVEFRVNSHVGVNVPVERLITKYDAVVLAAGCEKPRDLPVPRRDLDGIHYAMSFLTQQNRRVGRESPGGQEPITAEGKHVVVIGGGDTGADCVGTSNRQGAASVTQLELLPRPPEHPDKMLIWPNWPTKLRTSTSHDEGCERLWSVSTTSFEGSAGRVETLRGIGVDWKQVDGRWVMTQVAGREFELRTDLVLLATGFVSPVHEGLLEQLGVEFDRHGNVAANTDNYATSVPGVFAAGDMRRGQSLVVWAISEGRRCARAVDEYLMGHSDLPR from the coding sequence ATGGCCTCGCCGACAGGGTTCCAAGAGATCGAGCGCCAGGAGCGTGGCTACCTGCCGGTGCAGGAGCGCATCAAGAACTATCGGGAGTTCTCGATTCCATTGACGGACGAGGCGGTGGCATCCCAAGGGGCCCGTTGCATGGACTGTGGCGTGCCGTACTGTCATTTTGGGTGCCCGGTCGACAACATCATTCCCGATTGGAACGGCCTCGTATACCAGGGCAACTGGCGCGAGGCCGCCGACCTGCTGCACACGACGAACAACTTCCCCGAATTCACCGGCCGGGTCTGTCCGGCACTCTGCGAGGAGGCGTGCACGCTCAATCTCCACGACGCCCCGGTGACCATCAGAACGATCGAACACGCGATCATCGAAAAGGCCTGGCAGAATCGGTGGATCGACCCGCAGATCCCGGGAAGGCACACCGACAGGCGCGTCGCCGTCATCGGGTCGGGGCCCTCCGGTTTGGCTGCCGCGCAGCAGCTGGCCCGGGCGGGCCACCAGGTCGAGGTGTTCGAAAAGAATGCAAAGATCGGCGGCCTTCTCCGCTACGGGATCCCCGACTTCAAGCTCGCCAAGTCGGTCATCGACCGCCGGCTGGCGCAGATGCAGGCAGAGGGTGTCGAGTTTCGCGTGAACAGCCATGTCGGTGTGAACGTGCCGGTAGAGCGCCTCATCACCAAGTACGACGCCGTGGTGTTGGCTGCCGGGTGCGAGAAGCCGCGGGATCTCCCCGTCCCCAGGCGCGATCTCGACGGGATTCATTATGCGATGTCATTCCTGACTCAGCAGAACCGAAGAGTTGGCCGCGAGTCACCTGGTGGTCAGGAGCCGATCACCGCGGAGGGAAAGCACGTAGTCGTCATCGGTGGTGGCGACACCGGCGCCGACTGTGTCGGGACATCGAACCGGCAGGGCGCTGCCTCCGTCACGCAACTGGAGTTGTTGCCGCGGCCCCCGGAGCATCCCGACAAGATGCTCATCTGGCCCAACTGGCCGACGAAGCTGCGAACGTCCACATCTCACGACGAGGGATGCGAGCGGTTGTGGTCGGTTTCAACGACTTCGTTCGAGGGCTCGGCCGGGCGAGTCGAGACGCTGCGAGGTATCGGAGTCGACTGGAAGCAGGTCGACGGCCGCTGGGTAATGACCCAAGTCGCCGGACGCGAGTTCGAACTGCGGACGGATCTCGTCCTGTTGGCAACGGGGTTTGTCAGCCCCGTTCACGAGGGCCTGCTCGAACAGCTCGGCGTCGAGTTCGATCGGCACGGAAACGTGGCAGCGAACACCGACAACTATGCAACGAGCGTGCCCGGCGTCTTTGCGGCCGGAGACATGCGCCGCGGCCAGTCGTTGGTGGTGTGGGCCATCAGCGAGGGTCGCCGGTGTGCACGGGCAGTCGATGAGTACCTGATGGGTCACAGCGACCTTCCCCGCTGA